The region CTATTATTGCTTCAAAAAAATTATCTATTTTTAACTCATTTAATAATTTTTTGGAAAATTTTTCTAATTTATTACTTACAACAAATAATTTATATTGTTCTTTTAATATCTGAAGTGTGGGTTTAACACTATCATAAAGATAACTATCTTCACAAATATGCTCATAATAATAAGATAAAAATATTTTTAAAAATTGTTCATAGTAATCTGTTGCATTAATTTTAGTTAAGTAATCCTTAACTAGCCTATGTATTCCATTTCCAACCAAAGATAAAATATATTCTTTGTCTAAAATTTCTAATTTAAGGTTTAAAGCAGTGAAAACCACTGCTTTTTCCAAATCTTTTTTTGAGTCTACAAGAGTTCCATCTAAGTCAAAAAATATAGCACTATTCATTAAATTTCTTAAAAACTAAAACAGCATTTGCGCCACCAAAGCCAAAAGAATTTGACATAACAGCATTAACTTTCTTTTCAATAGATTTATTTGGTACATAAAATAAATCACATTCTGGATCTTGATGCTCTAAGTTTATTGTTGGTGGTATAATTGAATTTTCTATTGTCATAACACTAAAAACAGCCTCAACTCCACCTGCTGCCCCAAGTAAGTGACCAGTCATTGATTTAGTTGAACTTATAGCTAATTTATATGCATGTTCTTTAAATACAGTTTTGATACTTAGTGTCTCAATTTTATCGTTAAAGTATGTTGAGGTACCATGCGCATTAATATATTCAATATCTTCTGGATTTAAACCCGCATCATTTAGTGCCATTTGCATAGCATAAATTGCACCCTTACCTTCCGGATCTGGTGCAGTTATATGATAACCATCATCACTCATACCAAACCCAACAAGTTCGGCAATAATATTAGCATTGCGCCTTTTAGCAAACTCATATTCTTCTAAAATCAAGATACCTGCCCCTTCTCCAACAATGAAGCCATCTCTATCTTTATCAAACGGACGTGACGCTTTTTGAGGCTCATCATTCCTGGTAGAAAGTGCTTTCATATTCTGAAAACCTGCTATAGCAAGTGGCGTAATTGTAGATTCACAACCACCAGCCACCATAACGTCAGCATCACCGTACATTATGTTTCTTGCTGCAAAACCGATTGCGTGTGTAGCTGACGCGCAGGCTGTAACTGTTGCATAATTTGGGCCTTTAAAACCGTACTTTATAG is a window of Desulfurella sp. DNA encoding:
- a CDS encoding HAD family hydrolase codes for the protein MNSAIFFDLDGTLVDSKKDLEKAVVFTALNLKLEILDKEYILSLVGNGIHRLVKDYLTKINATDYYEQFLKIFLSYYYEHICEDSYLYDSVKPTLQILKEQYKLFVVSNKLEKFSKKLLNELKIDNFFEAIIGGDSFENKKPHPQPILNLIQKYKINPCNSLFVGDSENDYFAAKASNLRMGWVSFGYKNESILKKITPDFIFDKFRYILNIAL
- the fabF gene encoding beta-ketoacyl-ACP synthase II, whose amino-acid sequence is MRKRVVITGYGMVSPIGLSAEESYKNAINGISGIDKITKFDASNFEVQIAAEVKGFEPEKYVEKKEVKKYDLFSLYALAAASEAIEHSGLSLEKLNLFRCGVSVGSGIGGLGTIEKYDRALLERGYKGVSPFFIPTAVINMAGGNIAIKYGFKGPNYATVTACASATHAIGFAARNIMYGDADVMVAGGCESTITPLAIAGFQNMKALSTRNDEPQKASRPFDKDRDGFIVGEGAGILILEEYEFAKRRNANIIAELVGFGMSDDGYHITAPDPEGKGAIYAMQMALNDAGLNPEDIEYINAHGTSTYFNDKIETLSIKTVFKEHAYKLAISSTKSMTGHLLGAAGGVEAVFSVMTIENSIIPPTINLEHQDPECDLFYVPNKSIEKKVNAVMSNSFGFGGANAVLVFKKFNE